CATGATAATAGTTTTTATTAATTTGATGCAAAGGAGCACAAACCTAAAACACTATTAAAATTAGTTTGATGAACTGCATTTGGCTTTTGACCAATGGAATTATTTAAAGATTTTTTGCCACGAATTTTAAAGATTAAAATCTGTGGCAAAAATTTAACCGCAAAGTTCGCGAAGTTCTTAACTTTTTGAAGAATGCAAAGTTCGCAAAGCAACATCTTAAAATTAAAAATTCGTGCTAATTAGTGAAATTGCTTCGCCTGTTCGCTATCGCTCGGGTCGTGGCAGAAAAAAATCATTTTAATCTTTGAAATCTGTGGCAAAAACTTCAGAAAAACTTTCTTGCATCTATCCTCTTTCTTCTATTCTCTTGCCTCTATCTTCTATTTTCTATTTTCTACATATCTATTATCCGTTAAAGTTCTCATAAAGGCAATCAATTGCTTTTTTTCTTTGTCTGATAGCTTTAATTTGTCTTCAGGCAATGTTTGATTATCAAGATCGAATCCTGAACCTACACCTCCACCTTCATTATAAAAATCAATCACTTCTTCCAGAGTTTTATAAACACCATTGTGCATATAAGGTGCTGTAAGTTCAATGTTTCTAATGGTTGGGGTTTTAAATGAATATTTATGAATCGCTGCTCCCGTAATCACAAACTTACCTAAATCTCCATCCAGTTTTTTGTTTTTATTTGGTACACCTAAAATCTCGCTTTCAGATCTGTCAAAATTTGGCGGAACTGTTCCGTTTGTAAGCGGGATAAAATGACAAGTAGCACATTTTGCTTTTCCGGCAAATAGATTAAATCCTGCTTTTTCATCTGCTGTAAACGTAGTTTTGTTTTGCATATATCCATCAAATTTTGAATCATATTGACTCAGCGAACGAATATAAGAAGCTAAAGCATTTTTGATTGCAAATTCATTTATTTCTCCTTTCGGGAACGCTTTTTTAAATTCCTTTACATAGTCAGCTTTTTTCTGAATTGCCAAAGCAGATTTCTCTAAAGAACCGTGCATTTCGTTTTCATTTTTAATAACTGCTACCGCCTGATCTTCGAGATAACTTACTCGCGAATCTGCAAAAAACACGCGCTGAAAAGCTATATTATTTAATGTTGGTGTATTGCGGTGAATCATTGATTTTCCATCTAATGAAACTGCTCTTTCTAATCCGTCTGTAAAAGCTTTGTCGGCATGATGACAAGAAGCACAAGAGCGCGTGTTGTTGCCTGACAAAATAGGATCGTTGAATAATCTTTTGCCCAGCGCAATTTTTTCCGGCGTCGTTTTATAATCGGGGAAACCCGAAAAAGCTTCGACATCAAAAGCGTCTTTGTCAAATAAAGTTTGTGCAGTCACTTTCAGACCTCTTTGCTCCTTCATTAATGAAATTCCTAATTCAGATTGTGTTTTATACAATCCTTTACTTAACGGATTGGCAATTTCTCTGATAAAATAAGCGCGATCAAAAGCGTTAAAATTTGTGTTTGTATTTAAATACTTCTTCCCTTTTTCTAAAATAGCAAGTACTTGTTTAGCATTCGATACCGAACTATTTTCAGCATAAACCTGATAATATTTTTCGATAGTTTCTAAAGAAACCAATGCTTCCGGAAGTGAATTCAGAACCACAGGCGAATCAAAACCGGTAATTCCTAAAGTAATAATTCGATACACTCCTAATCGCATCGCATCAAAAACGTGTGCATCTGTCAATTCATTCGAACTTGAAACTTTTTCTAACCGAGTCAAATTTGCAGATAAAACACCTAACTCCTGAATCAATTCTTTTTTAGTTTCTTTATTGTATTTCGGAAAAACCAACTCCTCAATAACCTGAAAACCTTCAGGTGCAACTGTTACTTTGTCATTTTCTTCAAATTCTGGTATTGCAGGTCCGTTGATTGATTTAGAAACTGTTGGCGAATAATACTCACTTATTATTTCGACCTTTTTGTAACTATTATGTGCTTCCAGAAATTGTCTCTGGATTTGTGCTTCACTAGAATCTGATTGCACCGAATATTTAAGTTTGGCCACTTTTTCGATCAATAAAGTAATATCGTCCTGAAACAATTTATTGACTTCCTGATGTTTGTTTTTTTTCTGACAAGCAACAAATGTTACTAAGAACAACAAACAATATATTTTTTTCATGATTTAATACCGATTATAAAGAGGAATATTTAGAAAAACAGAAACCACTACCTCAAACTGAAGTAGTGGATTGCTGTTTTGTACTATTTTAAAAATTTATCTAGGTAAACCTTTAAGAACTAAGATTTGACTTGCTTGTTGTTCATTCGGACGGTTAGTTCCTCCATCAACACCTTTGTATTTTGCACCAGTCCAAGTATGTGGTTGTACGCTCAACATAAAAGTATCAGGAATACCAACTTGCTCAGAAACATCGATTAAGGCACCGTATTCCCAATCTCCAAATTTAGATAATCCACCTACGTTATATTTTGCAGCGTCTGTTTCAGTACGACGGTGATCTAATTCTACCACAACTTTTAGTTCTTTTGTAGCAATATTGTATTGATAAATATAACCATCGTGAGTTTCGTCTCCGTATCCGTTAGCATCTTCCTGTACATAAACGTAATTTTTAGTCACACAAATATTATCGGGATTTTGAAATTTACCAGCAATTCCAGAACGGTTATCACCATCAAGAATAACTTCAAGAGTTCCTTTTAATGGGTCAGCAGCATCAAGATTTAATCTGTAAACTCTACCATATTTAGTTCTTGAACCGTCAGCATTTGTTCCGGTTGTATTTTGTCCGGTTGCATTAAAATACAATTCACGATCTGCAGCATCACCACCTTTACGGTAATCTAAATCTTCTACACGACCAAATTTAATCGCTTTCAAAGTATTTACAGATGCATTAATTTGAGCACCAGTTAAAGTAGTATGATTGTCAATTTTTACAAAAGATACAGGATAAGTTTTACTAACTTCCATATCTTTTTCTCTTTGGTTGTCATCATTTCTTTTTAGCATGTACAAAGAACCGTTAGTTAAATCACCAACAGTGTTAGATACATACATAAAAATCTGACCTCCGTAAGTTCCAGAATCGTCATCACCAATTACAACAACCGTTTTACCTTTGTAAGCAGAAGTGCGTAATGGTAAAGCATTCTCAGCACTTAAACGACCAAATCCTGCCAACTCTTTAGATACAGATGCTGAACCTACATCTCCGTAAGGATCCAAAGCATGTGTGCGAGACTCTTCTCCAGATTCTCCACAAGTTAAATAAACAGGACCAAAACCGTGCTCAGCTGGTGTAGCCATCGTAGCACCACAAAGTCTCCATGTTCCTCCACTAGAATTTAACAAATACTCCCCTTTAGTAGGTTTGAAAGTTTTGTCTAATGTAATTCTGGCAACCGAAAAATTGTCTTCGTTGTTTACTAAAAAAGTAAAAGTTCCGTTAGTATTTTTTAACAAACCAGAACCATCAGCAGAACCTCCAAAAACAAATTTAGGAGTCTCTATAAGAACATCATCCGAGCTAAAAAGAGAATAAATTTTTAAATTTTCAAAACCTGGCTTTGCCTTCAACAAACTTGGCGTTACAGATTGGTCTTTTAATACAACACTTGTTGTTTGTTCCTGATCTTTAGAGTCGTTATTACATGATGTAATCAGCGATCCAAGAATAAATAGGGGTAAAATAATTCTTTTCATCTCACTTTAATGTTTTAATTTTATTTTTTTACAAAGTAACCCCTTACACTTTAACTAAAAATCACTCTGATATTAACAAAAAAACAAGAGTCTGACCAAAAAACTGTTTTAGACCCAAAAAAAAATAACATTAATTTAGTACTACAAAACATTCATAAAATACCAGTAACAT
This genomic interval from uncultured Flavobacterium sp. contains the following:
- a CDS encoding cytochrome c peroxidase, producing MKKIYCLLFLVTFVACQKKNKHQEVNKLFQDDITLLIEKVAKLKYSVQSDSSEAQIQRQFLEAHNSYKKVEIISEYYSPTVSKSINGPAIPEFEENDKVTVAPEGFQVIEELVFPKYNKETKKELIQELGVLSANLTRLEKVSSSNELTDAHVFDAMRLGVYRIITLGITGFDSPVVLNSLPEALVSLETIEKYYQVYAENSSVSNAKQVLAILEKGKKYLNTNTNFNAFDRAYFIREIANPLSKGLYKTQSELGISLMKEQRGLKVTAQTLFDKDAFDVEAFSGFPDYKTTPEKIALGKRLFNDPILSGNNTRSCASCHHADKAFTDGLERAVSLDGKSMIHRNTPTLNNIAFQRVFFADSRVSYLEDQAVAVIKNENEMHGSLEKSALAIQKKADYVKEFKKAFPKGEINEFAIKNALASYIRSLSQYDSKFDGYMQNKTTFTADEKAGFNLFAGKAKCATCHFIPLTNGTVPPNFDRSESEILGVPNKNKKLDGDLGKFVITGAAIHKYSFKTPTIRNIELTAPYMHNGVYKTLEEVIDFYNEGGGVGSGFDLDNQTLPEDKLKLSDKEKKQLIAFMRTLTDNRYVENRK
- a CDS encoding alkaline phosphatase PhoX — encoded protein: MKRIILPLFILGSLITSCNNDSKDQEQTTSVVLKDQSVTPSLLKAKPGFENLKIYSLFSSDDVLIETPKFVFGGSADGSGLLKNTNGTFTFLVNNEDNFSVARITLDKTFKPTKGEYLLNSSGGTWRLCGATMATPAEHGFGPVYLTCGESGEESRTHALDPYGDVGSASVSKELAGFGRLSAENALPLRTSAYKGKTVVVIGDDDSGTYGGQIFMYVSNTVGDLTNGSLYMLKRNDDNQREKDMEVSKTYPVSFVKIDNHTTLTGAQINASVNTLKAIKFGRVEDLDYRKGGDAADRELYFNATGQNTTGTNADGSRTKYGRVYRLNLDAADPLKGTLEVILDGDNRSGIAGKFQNPDNICVTKNYVYVQEDANGYGDETHDGYIYQYNIATKELKVVVELDHRRTETDAAKYNVGGLSKFGDWEYGALIDVSEQVGIPDTFMLSVQPHTWTGAKYKGVDGGTNRPNEQQASQILVLKGLPR